The stretch of DNA ATTTCGTTATTTGTAGTTTGACAGATTTcggctcttttttttctttttcttttcggcTGATAATagatgaatttttaatatttaatagtaaaaatagataattttttaataaaaaatcaatttgttCTTTTGATTTAAAGTATAAGAtttgatttgttaatttttttattaaaggaaataaaatgtaatttaattctTCATAATTCTTTTACCTAAACAGCCAGTGCTTGACATAAATTTATCTTGTGTAATAATATTTAatgttttgtaaatattttcatgtttcaataataatttgaaggaaaaaaaatgttTAGGTGAAATCAAGGTGTCCACTATTAGTAGTAATGATTAATCTTATCGTTTTAACATTATAATACTCTTAACTCAGCAATGATTTTCTTGGCATCCATTGCTTAAGTTTGCTCCCAATCGTGACTTGTGTTAGGTAACAGAAAAACACCtcgattaatagttaaatttattgaggcttaaactttttttgtccaagttaatcTTAAACTTGACAATTGAACACATTGAGGCTTGAACTCTTTTTTCAAATTAGCCCATAAATTTGACAATTATTCTTACATTGATAACTAAATCTTTTTCCAAGTTAGTCCTTGCTATTTACTTGAAAATCTTAAGAGTTGAAATCTCAATCCGTGaacaattatcaatttcaaattctaatatgaaaacaattatcaaattcagaaactaattatctaattcaAGCCCTAATATGAGAACAATTATTAAATTCAAGAATTTAAGAATTATTGTCAAGTTGAAATCCTAACCCAAAATTTATATGATCCAAGTTGCGATTCAATACTAGACTATTAGTAACATAATATGTTTAACTCACAATTAGTTAAAATATATGTATCATATTCATGCTTTGGTATAACCAAGTGTCATTCATGTCCAATCCAATTTACAACCTATAAAGACTATCCTTCTCACGGTTCGTAATTGCCCCTCCAACAAtgctattttcaaaattcaaacttaaGTTCTTTTCTTAATATAATGTAACTTTACCATTACACCCAACAATTGTTAGTATTCATGCTTAAGATTTCAACACACACGATAAGGTACGATCATAAAAACCCCAAGATACAACATTCATACATGGATTGTCTAAGGGAGTAAAAAAGGCGATCCAATTCTCAAAAATGGGGACAGCCAAACAAAGAGGATGCATtgcattaaaaagggatcatctTACAAACACAAAAAGGGTAGGAATTGTGGTGCCAGCAGCAGCCATTGCCATGTAAATGCCAATAGTTGAAATTGAGATGTCTCCTGGTTCACGTTCCCATCATTtggattaataatatatattaactgCTATCGGTGCCTTTCTTGGTAGGATTGTACACACTGAACTCGCCGAATTCTCGTCTCCCACTGGCAAAAACAGCCTCCAATGTTAAATCCTTTGGACAAAgaaaatatatcaatatataaatGAAACGAGTCATTAATTAGTAATCAACACATATAGTAAGTTGCCGTAAATTTTTTCCAGGCAGGTGGAGGTGGGAGATGGTTAACAGTTATCGTATCATGGCAAAGATTCTAAGGATAGGAACTGATATTAAGTTCTAAGTGTGTGCTCTAGCTGTGTAGTAGGTATTAACTTTGCAGGGGCCTTGGAGTTGATAGGGATATAAATGTGGTATTCGCAAGCTATTCTAGTTCGACTCGAGAAAAACTCAAACTCAGTTCAATAAATTATTGAGCCGAGCTCGAGCTACCGGTCTAGCAGAATTCAAGCACTGTAAAACTCTGTGTGAGCGGGagcttttcattttaataaatttttatattaacttaCATTTCCACCGTTATAGAAAGAGCTTAAGCATGAATGAGCTAGAGCTTGAATATGAATGAACTTCGTCGAGATCAAGTTAAATCTTGAGTACAAAAATTCATAAACAAGCATAATTGAACTCAAACTTAGAAATTGATGTTCCATCAAGCTCGAGCTAAGTACCAAGCCTCAAATTCCAAGTTGAGCCCAAGCTTACTGCTATTCAGATTCGGTTCAGCTCAATTACACCACTAGGAGGTGAAGCTTGAGTAGTTTGTATGCCACACAGAGTGAGATTAGAACAGATATATACTGACACTTAAAATCTGAATTAGGGTTAGACATCTAAATGATGAGAGAATTCATGAAAAACAAAGGCCTAATTCATGATTTGGCTCTTGAAGCATACCCATTTTCCCACTTTCGcatttttgtccattttgataccTAAAGTATTCCTCCATTATAGTGCGGTTACTACTGACTATCATGGTTTTAGACTAATGTAAGTTTAAGGTACCTTGCTATAGCACAGTAACTACAGACTTTATCATGGTTTTAGACTAATACTGATCAAGTTCTTAGCTAATGAAATCATAATTGGCATAAGACCCAAATTTGAGGGGATCGAGCATTGACCTAAATGCACGGACAACAGAACCAAGAAGGGCTTCTTTCATTTTAAGACCCAGTCCACAGGTCAAGGAGGCATTAGTCTCTGTTTTCATACTGAATGATTTCTCTCTTCTCAAACTTAAATTTATCGATGAGTAAAAGCTGTAGCCTATGAGAATTCCTGTCTTTCCTCAGATATGGTCATAAATCTTACTTTGGAACGCTTCTCAAATTCCCTCAAGAACAATCCAATCCTCAATGCATTCGGTTTCTCACTTACCATATCCTCGGTCTTCCTATAATCTCCATAGTTCTATAAGAACAGAAGCTAAAACAACTAACAAATATGACAGAGCAGATGCATACCTGTGCATTACATCCCAGCCAGCAGGTAAAAAGTGAGGATGAACAGCTTCGACAAAAACGTGCCTCCATCGCTGACAAAATTGACGAATGCCTTCCTCTCCAGATTCATTTAATATATGATCGACAACTTGTTTCCCGTGAGGTCCATGTCCTAGTAGAGACAattttgaattatgtttgaaCGGGATGTTCCCGTTGTATCTGGCACAAGATGAGTCAACTATTTCCTTCGGTATGCTGCTCTCAGATTTATCACCAGGATTGACCGCTGACACACTTTTAGTCTCAGAGATTTCACTGCCATGTGAATTCATATCATTGCAAGCTGTTGCCACTCCGAAATCAGAACATGCTGGAGAATTGTTTGTATGATCCGTATATGTTACCATACAAAAGTCCAAGTCATCCTTTGTCCCCGATGCTTCTTTTGATGTATCAACTTTTGTTGAATTAGAAACATCTGCAATAAAATCTGAAGCATCGGGACGGTCAACATTTGATGGATCTGATGTGGTAGATAAGATCCTAGTTGCATCATTACTTTCTTGTTCTTTAACAGGAGGGATTCTTGTAGACTGTTTTAAAGATAAGCCTTTCTTCTTCTCGAGTCTTCTTCTCTCATGAGGACTCATGCCCACTACCAAGGCTCTTTCTAAATCTTCGTTGGAGATTTCCCGTCCTCCATAATATCTCATAACAATCTGCAAAAGCAACACGAAGAAGGAAAAAGGATTCATTTACTTAAAGAGATTACTATGAAATATACTGCCAAGATGCTACAGCAAAGCCCTACAATTTTTTGTGACTAATGATAAATATTATGCTGGAAAGGGAATCAAAAGATAAGCTTTCAGACCTGGGTCAGTTCATCACGGCGGCTGGGAGGCATTTCAGGTCCATGACGCAAAAGAGCCTTGGCAGCTGTTCGCAATTGTAGTGGTGAGACACCTGAATCAGCAAAGTTAGTTGACTCAGATGACCCAGATACAATAGGCGCTTGAGTTGAATCAACCACCTTACGGACATAAAGTGGAATTCCAAATTCTCCAGCAATCTGTTTCTTGTATTTCTCAGCAGCAGCATGAGCGACTTCATGACAGTCAACACAAAGTAGGACTATGTCATGAGAGCGATGGCTCTTCAAGTGCTCAGGAAAGTGAATTCTGTAGCACGAGGGAATTACCCGGTAGCGTAAGTAGTGATTGCCTTCACCACAGCCAACACATATGTTTTTCTTACTTTGGATGTAAAAATCATTATCTTCATCCTCTGGGCGGCCTTTTGGTTCGAAAAGAAGCATTATTGCAGGAGGGTCGTCATCAACAAGTTTTGCCAGATCTCGACTAAGATACCTATTAGATAATAACATTAACTTGTCAAATTGAACATAACTTTTGTGGTTAAATAGAGAAATAAGATATAGAAAAAAGGAGCACCAACCATTCGAGCTTCCTGCGATCACAATAGCATAACAGCCGTCCATCATTTGCATAGATCCTACAATTATGGTAAACTGGAGATTTgcaggaaaatttttgaataaatagCTGACGAGAAGCTTTTTTAGCAACATGTTTTGGGTTTTTGAACCCATTTTGTTTGGTATTTAATCTAGTTTCTAGTTTCAGGCTACTATTCATCAATAATGCATAGTTAAATACAGACAACGGACAGCTCCCATTTGGACCAAGACAATTTTGAATAACCATGGGAAAGAATTTATCAAGATTGCCCAACTTATCCTGGATTAGTTCATGGACATCTATCCAATGGCTGCAAACAACAGGTGAAGGAGATGGCAGTGAAGAGCTGAGATTCGAAGAATCAATATTCAAATCAGCTTGAATTATGGTGCCATAAATATCTACTTGAGTTGTAGGGACTTTTTCAGAGAGAGCGACAATAGCATAATCAGATAATATGTATCTTGTGCTCTCATCATGCACACGAGCCTGAAAAGAAGTAGCACCACATGTAAAGCATCAAACAATAACTACT from Gossypium hirsutum isolate 1008001.06 chromosome D04, Gossypium_hirsutum_v2.1, whole genome shotgun sequence encodes:
- the LOC107898747 gene encoding protein RRP6-like 3 isoform X2, whose translation is MADKKEKMKMLLIIASVAAISIFFTAHLFSRRRKQRRSEIRCYLHSEPKSQLNFKRVLADNSYSPFNHFNRQSDSVKEKPSTLTHPYEAEITALMEDPQLQFSKIAMDDFDMKMGDSYVWVESELQLSQLARVLSEQTVFAVDTEQHSLRSFLGFTALIQISTEMEDYLVDVIALHDSMGILRPVFADPNICKVFHGADGDIVWLQRDFHIYVVNLFDTAKACEVLSKPQKSLAYLLETYCGVAKNKLLQREDWRQRPLSDEMVQYARTDAHYLLYIANCFFAELKKQDCEYSSCTDDKFNFVLEASRRSNMICLQLYAKEIDGFPGESAAFSILSRQLNGQGAAAISGETKFQDLVRRLCAWRDLMARVHDESTRYILSDYAIVALSEKVPTTQVDIYGTIIQADLNIDSSNLSSSLPSPSPVVCSHWIDVHELIQDKLGNLDKFFPMVIQNCLGPNGSCPLSVFNYALLMNSSLKLETRLNTKQNGFKNPKHVAKKASRQLFIQKFSCKSPVYHNCRIYANDGRLLCYCDRRKLEWYLSRDLAKLVDDDPPAIMLLFEPKGRPEDEDNDFYIQSKKNICVGCGEGNHYLRYRVIPSCYRIHFPEHLKSHRSHDIVLLCVDCHEVAHAAAEKYKKQIAGEFGIPLYVRKVVDSTQAPIVSGSSESTNFADSGVSPLQLRTAAKALLRHGPEMPPSRRDELTQIVMRYYGGREISNEDLERALVVGMSPHERRRLEKKKGLSLKQSTRIPPVKEQESNDATRILSTTSDPSNVDRPDASDFIADVSNSTKVDTSKEASGTKDDLDFCMVTYTDHTNNSPACSDFGVATACNDMNSHGSEISETKSVSAVNPGDKSESSIPKEIVDSSCARYNGNIPFKHNSKLSLLGHGPHGKQVVDHILNESGEEGIRQFCQRWRHVFVEAVHPHFLPAGWDVMHSGRREFGEFSVYNPTKKGTDSS
- the LOC107898747 gene encoding protein RRP6-like 3 isoform X1 → MADKKEKMKMLLIIASVAAISIFFTAHLFSRRRKQRRSEIRCYLHSEPKSQLNFKRVLADNSYSPFNHFNRQSDSVKEKPSTLTHPYEAEITALMEDPQLQFSKIAMDDFDMKMGDSYVWVESELQLSQLARVLSEQTVFAVDTEQHSLRSFLGFTALIQISTEMEDYLVDVIALHDSMGILRPVFADPNICKVFHGADGDIVWLQRDFHIYVVNLFDTAKACEVLSKPQKSLAYLLETYCGVAKNKLLQREDWRQRPLSDEMVQYARTDAHYLLYIANCFFAELKKQDCEYSSCTDDKFNFVLEASRRSNMICLQLYAKEIDGFPGESAAFSILSRQLNGQGAAAISGETKFQDLVRRLCAWRDLMNGVISKCGNSCLLEQFLLLARVHDESTRYILSDYAIVALSEKVPTTQVDIYGTIIQADLNIDSSNLSSSLPSPSPVVCSHWIDVHELIQDKLGNLDKFFPMVIQNCLGPNGSCPLSVFNYALLMNSSLKLETRLNTKQNGFKNPKHVAKKASRQLFIQKFSCKSPVYHNCRIYANDGRLLCYCDRRKLEWYLSRDLAKLVDDDPPAIMLLFEPKGRPEDEDNDFYIQSKKNICVGCGEGNHYLRYRVIPSCYRIHFPEHLKSHRSHDIVLLCVDCHEVAHAAAEKYKKQIAGEFGIPLYVRKVVDSTQAPIVSGSSESTNFADSGVSPLQLRTAAKALLRHGPEMPPSRRDELTQIVMRYYGGREISNEDLERALVVGMSPHERRRLEKKKGLSLKQSTRIPPVKEQESNDATRILSTTSDPSNVDRPDASDFIADVSNSTKVDTSKEASGTKDDLDFCMVTYTDHTNNSPACSDFGVATACNDMNSHGSEISETKSVSAVNPGDKSESSIPKEIVDSSCARYNGNIPFKHNSKLSLLGHGPHGKQVVDHILNESGEEGIRQFCQRWRHVFVEAVHPHFLPAGWDVMHSGRREFGEFSVYNPTKKGTDSS
- the LOC107898747 gene encoding protein RRP6-like 3 isoform X5, whose product is MIQWAFFVPFLLILIFARFSMGLMVTLCGCKETSTYMLSIYLILLRHVKFYQSPRNHWPTYLKLIVVWPKINYCSVKTGDNVHYQTKWCNMLVRMRIIYCILQIVSLLSSKNRTVASRRSNMICLQLYAKEIDGFPGESAAFSILSRQLNGQGAAAISGETKFQDLVRRLCAWRDLMNGVISKCGNSCLLEQFLLLARVHDESTRYILSDYAIVALSEKVPTTQVDIYGTIIQADLNIDSSNLSSSLPSPSPVVCSHWIDVHELIQDKLGNLDKFFPMVIQNCLGPNGSCPLSVFNYALLMNSSLKLETRLNTKQNGFKNPKHVAKKASRQLFIQKFSCKSPVYHNCRIYANDGRLLCYCDRRKLEWYLSRDLAKLVDDDPPAIMLLFEPKGRPEDEDNDFYIQSKKNICVGCGEGNHYLRYRVIPSCYRIHFPEHLKSHRSHDIVLLCVDCHEVAHAAAEKYKKQIAGEFGIPLYVRKVVDSTQAPIVSGSSESTNFADSGVSPLQLRTAAKALLRHGPEMPPSRRDELTQIVMRYYGGREISNEDLERALVVGMSPHERRRLEKKKGLSLKQSTRIPPVKEQESNDATRILSTTSDPSNVDRPDASDFIADVSNSTKVDTSKEASGTKDDLDFCMVTYTDHTNNSPACSDFGVATACNDMNSHGSEISETKSVSAVNPGDKSESSIPKEIVDSSCARYNGNIPFKHNSKLSLLGHGPHGKQVVDHILNESGEEGIRQFCQRWRHVFVEAVHPHFLPAGWDVMHSGRREFGEFSVYNPTKKGTDSS
- the LOC107898747 gene encoding protein RRP6-like 3 isoform X4; translation: MADKKEKMKMLLIIASVAAISIFFTAHLFSRRRKQRRSEIRCYLHSEPKSQLNFKRVLADNSYSPFNHFNRQSDSVKEKPSTLTHPYEAEITALMEDPQLQFSKIAMDDFDMKMGDSYVWVESELQLSQLARVLSEQTVFAVDTEQHSLRSFLGFTALIQISTEMEDYLVDVIALHDSMGILRPVFADPNICKVFHGADGDIVWLQRDFHIYVVNLFDTAKACEVLSKPQKSLAYLLETYCGVAKNKLLQREDWRQRPLSDEMVQYARTDAHYLLYIANCFFAELKKQDCEYSSCTDDKFNFVLEASRRSNMICLQLYAKEIDGFPGESAAFSILSRQLNGQGAAAISGETKFQDLVRRLCAWRDLMARVHDESTRYILSDYAIVALSEKVPTTQVDIYGTIIQADLNIDSSNLSSSLPSPSPVVCSHWIDVHELIQDKLGNLDKFFPMVIQNCLGPNGSCPLSVFNYALLMNSSLKLETRLNTKQNGFKNPKHVAKKASRQLFIQKFSCKSPVYHNCRIYANDGRLLCYCDRRKLEWYLSRDLAKLVDDDPPAIMLLFEPKGRPEDEDNDFYIQSKKNICVGCGEGNHYLRYRVIPSCYRIHFPEHLKSHRSHDIVLLCVDCHEVAHAAAEKYKKQIAGEFGIPLYVRKVVDSTQAPIVSGSSESTNFADSGVSPLQLRTAAKALLRHGPEMPPSRRDELTQIVMRYYGGREISNEDLERALVVGMSPHERRRLEKKKGLSLKQSTRIPPVKEQESNDATRILSTTSDPSNVDRPDASDFIADVSNSTKVDTSKEASGTKDDLDFCMVTYTDHTNNSPACSDFGVATACNDMNSHGSEISETKSVSAVNPGDKSESSIPKEIVDSSCARYNGNIPFKHNSKLSLLGHGPHGKQVVDHILNESGEEGIRQFCQRWRHVFVEAVHPHFLPAGWDVMHRI
- the LOC107898747 gene encoding protein RRP6-like 3 isoform X3, whose protein sequence is MADKKEKMKMLLIIASVAAISIFFTAHLFSRRRKQRRSEIRCYLHSEPKSQLNFKRVLADNSYSPFNHFNRQSDSVKEKPSTLTHPYEAEITALMEDPQLQFSKIAMDDFDMKMGDSYVWVESELQLSQLARVLSEQTVFAVDTEQHSLRSFLGFTALIQISTEMEDYLVDVIALHDSMGILRPVFADPNICKVFHGADGDIVWLQRDFHIYVVNLFDTAKACEVLSKPQKSLAYLLETYCGVAKNKLLQREDWRQRPLSDEMVQYARTDAHYLLYIANCFFAELKKQDCEYSSCTDDKFNFVLEASRRSNMICLQLYAKEIDGFPGESAAFSILSRQLNGQGAAAISGETKFQDLVRRLCAWRDLMNGVISKCGNSCLLEQFLLLARVHDESTRYILSDYAIVALSEKVPTTQVDIYGTIIQADLNIDSSNLSSSLPSPSPVVCSHWIDVHELIQDKLGNLDKFFPMVIQNCLGPNGSCPLSVFNYALLMNSSLKLETRLNTKQNGFKNPKHVAKKASRQLFIQKFSCKSPVYHNCRIYANDGRLLCYCDRRKLEWYLSRDLAKLVDDDPPAIMLLFEPKGRPEDEDNDFYIQSKKNICVGCGEGNHYLRYRVIPSCYRIHFPEHLKSHRSHDIVLLCVDCHEVAHAAAEKYKKQIAGEFGIPLYVRKVVDSTQAPIVSGSSESTNFADSGVSPLQLRTAAKALLRHGPEMPPSRRDELTQIVMRYYGGREISNEDLERALVVGMSPHERRRLEKKKGLSLKQSTRIPPVKEQESNDATRILSTTSDPSNVDRPDASDFIADVSNSTKVDTSKEASGTKDDLDFCMVTYTDHTNNSPACSDFGVATACNDMNSHGSEISETKSVSAVNPGDKSESSIPKEIVDSSCARYNGNIPFKHNSKLSLLGHGPHGKQVVDHILNESGEEGIRQFCQRWRHVFVEAVHPHFLPAGWDVMHRI